Genomic window (Helianthus annuus cultivar XRQ/B chromosome 3, HanXRQr2.0-SUNRISE, whole genome shotgun sequence):
TAAGCCCCCTCCAGGATCATGTATGATGTGAAAGCACCCTATAAATACATGACGTCTGGAATAGTTGAATAATAACAAAGACCCTAATCCAGATCATACAGATTTCAGGTTTATAATCACATTCAACATAAAAAGAGAGACCATTATGCATAAAGACTTTAAATATTTAGTTAAGTGTTAGAAAATGTACCTCGAGAGTGTGAAACTGTATATGCAAAACTCCGAATGCAATTCCAGGTTGTGGTGCCAAAGTCGAAATTAGTAATTTCATCTTCGTGGTCAACACAACACTGCATCAGCTCTTTTAGCTTAGGAGCCTCTTTTAGCTTAGGAGctgataataaaaaaaagttaactaAAACATGATGCTTGACAGCTAGTATAGAAATAGTATGCTAGTATAGAAATAGTATGCTTCAGAAATAGAAATTTAATTAAGAGAAGAGTTCAGCCCATATGATTTCATGAGTGCAATCCACCATGATTGAGATGTCGAGAAAAGGACACGATGTATATGTACACACCCACATACACCAGACTTAAAGGTGCACACAAGATCAACAACTAACAAATCCAAACATTAGAAACTTGTGTGAAAATAATCTATTACCAATGCATGATACCTTTTTAGGGATGCAAACAAGCTGAGCAACTTGAGAGCTGCTCGAGATTGGCTAAAAAAAAATCTCGAAACGAGTCAAGGCTAAGCCAAGCTTGAGCCTAGAATAAAGCTCGTttatttatcgagcccgagctcgagccggACATGTGAAGCTTGTCAGGATCGTCTAGCCTTAGTGTAATGAACTAATTTAACTTTTAATAACACTTACCCCTTATTTAAAGTTGTCTATTAAACCAACCATTAACTTCCATCAAAACCAAGGATTAATGTGTGATACCTTTTCTACACCAAGCAAACCACGCTGACCCAGTGTGAAATTTGCACTTTTAAATCAACTGATTAAAAAAAAACTGGGCACCATAAAAAAATCCACATCTCCTTTTGCATATGGCTGTTAATAGTGTCGCGTTAGCAGGTTAGCAAATGAAACCCAAACACGGCCCATATCTATATTCATATCAAAGATTTCAACCCTAGCCCGGATACACAATAAACTCGGGTCAACCCAAAACGACCTGTTTAACCCATATTTATAAAGGAGACCCGGGTTGATGCTTTGTAATCTAGTTGTTCAGTTGTAAGAGAGTTAACTATAGAGAAACATTATGTTTCAAATAGAATCGAAGATAGACTACTTCAGAAAGCACCAAAAGATAGCCATTTACAAGAACTGAAGATCTGAAACATTAGTTGGAATTCATAGTAAAAGACAAAGAATGTGATTCAACTACACTATGTGTAAACATCAAAATACATAACATGACTTTACCAAGCCTGCATTTGATGAAAAAAATATACTAATTTCATTGTCATTTTCATTTGTACTTGGCATAGTTTGTATGTTAGGCTAGTCATCTCAAAAACTACCTGAATGTGTGCTCAAAATTGTGTCTGGAGTTTTTTAATAGTGTCTTCACCTTTGCGAATAATTAAACTAACCTTGCAAAGAAAAGATTTAAAAAGCTAAAAATAAATCAAAGTAAAAAAAGCTTaagagaaaatgaaaaagaaaaaaacttcTCAATTGGAACTTGTATACCCATTTGTTCACCAGCCTTATTGTTGCAAAAGTCAAGTGGCTTCTTTGGGTCAGCGTGAATATCCCGTGTAATTTGAATCATTTCCCCCAAGCTGTATTGCAATGTTCAAACAACATCTCCAGCCTTGCCAAAATTTGTTCGGTCGATCAATTGTCCTGCATAATTTCATTTGACCCTGCAATAAAATTGGGCCTAGATTCTTATACATAGTAAAATGTATACACAAAAAAATCATACTTTTATTGTAGATTTTCATTAAAGTAGAGAGCATTACACGTAccttctaaaaaccctaataaCAACATTGCAAACTATCTAAATTAGTGTAATTTGTAAACTAAGAAATTCTGAAATCGATAACAAATCTGACTGAAGAGATACGATAAAAAGTGGGACAAAATAATCGAGATCTTAACAATGAATGGTGGTGTGAGTGATTTACATGTAATATGAATCCAAGGCCCCTTTATCGATTAGATCTCCCCCAAAGCCTGATAAATGATGATTCGATTTTGAGGTGAGGATTGGAGAACCCGCCAAAGTACAGAATGTTTCGTCAAGATGAGCACGGAACGAATACACTGAACTTAATTCTTCTTCGTTTTCTTTGGGATGAAAAGTTGTGCGACCCTAGTTGTGTGCTTGTGTAGAGAATTTTTGGGTAATAAGACCTAGCGGTTGGATATCAGATTTTGGGGGAAAACAAGAAGGAGAATTTTTGGGTAACAAGACCTAGCGGTGGATATCATATTTTGGGGGAAAACTGGAAAACAATGAGGGAAATCAAAATTTTTGGGGGAAACCAAAATTTTAATTCTAAAATTATAAAAAGTTTAATCTACTTGGAGGGAATtaaaataatttataaaaaagaaTATTTTAGAAAATTAGAAGGGAAATTAAAATAATTATAACCATGGTTGTAGAACAAGGTTTctaaggccgagtactccccgagtagtcgctacaaggtaggctgacGAGACGACTTTCTCGAACTCCGcttaattactcggaatcgatcaaacgcggtcaAACTCGACCAAAATCGGATTTAGTAGGTCAAttcgggccgagtttgacttaaaaaataataaaacataatttatatgaCTATTATATTAAATAATGAGTAACATTTTCaggtattttgttataaatattagtaaatttatattattagatatatatttaatttccaaaaacgaatttctttataatttaacatgtccgagtactccccgagtactctccgcctatgccgagtactctcaactccccggccgaccgactagggagcggcTAACGACTTTTGCAAATTTTAGAAAATTACCTAAAAGAGAATCATATATTTAACTAAGATTAAAATTTGATATATATCATAAAATGTTATTTTCATGTAATATTATAGTATTTTAATCAACTTTGATATAGATATTTTTACTTTGTAATTAGTTTTCTTTAGCCCACCCAGGTTTAAGTATGTGGTTTGCAATTTTGTTTTTTCATTTTTAGGAGATCTCCCAACCTTTTTTTTCAACAATTCAGCCAATATATATATg
Coding sequences:
- the LOC110941569 gene encoding uncharacterized protein LOC110941569 isoform X2, which translates into the protein MIQITRDIHADPKKPLDFCNNKAGEQMAPKLKEAPKLKELMQCCVDHEDEITNFDFGTTTWNCIRSFAYTVSHSRGCFHIIHDPGGGLWNHSNQMLKVRKPVVGNAQRY
- the LOC110941569 gene encoding uncharacterized protein LOC110941569 isoform X1, with the translated sequence MIQITRDIHADPKKPLDFCNNKAGEQMAPKLKEAPKLKELMQCCVDHEDEITNFDFGTTTWNCIRSFAYTVSHSRGSLLLFNYSRRHVFIGCFHIIHDPGGGLWNHSNQMLKVRKPVVGNAQRY